The Solibacillus daqui genome has a segment encoding these proteins:
- a CDS encoding DEAD/DEAH box helicase: MSNDFKQYNLTREIIQALRDLDYISPSEVQQKVLPHALNNVDLIVKAQTGSGKTAAFAIPICENIDWLENKPQALVLTPTRELAVQVKEEFTNIGRYKRVKAAALYGKQPFRYQQDELKQKTHVAVGTPGRVLDHIEKGTLKLEKIRYVILDEADEMLNMGFIEQVEAILSHITEPHVTMLFSATVPDEIKSLAGRHLKNALDIEVHSEQQAPKIEHVVIEVPEEEKLSALEKVAVIENPDTCIIFCRTKARVDEVYDYLYDREYSVDQLHGGMEQSTRLMVMNDYKRGDFRYLVATDVAARGIDIDNISLVINYDLPMEKEAYVHRTGRTGRAGKEGKAVTFVTPFEYDFLAGIEQYIGNKIPIAALPTHEEVEVKAEAFDKKMQTRPQKKKQKSAKVDANITKLYFNGGKKKKLRAVDFVGTLCKIPGITAADIGIITILDTSTFIEILNGKGKIVLNAMKTTPVKGKQLKVHISTSK; encoded by the coding sequence ATGTCAAACGACTTTAAACAATACAATTTAACAAGAGAAATAATACAGGCGTTACGTGATTTAGACTACATTTCTCCTTCAGAAGTGCAGCAAAAAGTATTGCCTCACGCATTAAATAATGTAGATTTAATCGTTAAAGCACAAACAGGCAGTGGGAAAACAGCCGCCTTTGCGATTCCGATTTGCGAAAACATTGACTGGTTAGAAAACAAACCGCAAGCATTAGTATTAACACCAACGCGCGAGTTAGCCGTGCAAGTAAAAGAAGAATTCACCAATATCGGTCGCTACAAACGTGTAAAAGCAGCAGCACTTTATGGAAAACAACCTTTCCGTTATCAGCAAGATGAACTAAAGCAAAAAACGCATGTTGCGGTTGGAACACCGGGTCGCGTACTTGATCATATTGAAAAAGGCACATTAAAACTAGAAAAAATTCGATATGTGATTTTAGATGAAGCCGATGAAATGCTCAATATGGGCTTTATTGAACAAGTAGAGGCCATCCTGTCACATATTACCGAACCACATGTAACAATGCTATTTTCTGCAACAGTACCTGATGAAATTAAGTCGCTTGCGGGCCGTCATTTAAAGAATGCGCTTGATATTGAAGTACATTCCGAACAGCAAGCGCCAAAAATTGAACATGTGGTCATTGAAGTACCGGAGGAAGAAAAGCTATCAGCACTAGAAAAGGTGGCGGTTATTGAAAATCCTGATACATGTATCATATTTTGTCGTACGAAAGCACGAGTAGATGAAGTGTATGATTATTTATATGATCGTGAATATAGCGTCGACCAACTACATGGTGGTATGGAACAATCGACGCGCTTAATGGTAATGAATGACTATAAGCGCGGAGATTTTCGTTATTTAGTCGCAACAGATGTCGCAGCGCGCGGCATTGATATTGATAATATTTCGTTAGTCATTAACTATGATTTGCCGATGGAAAAAGAGGCATATGTGCACCGAACAGGTCGTACAGGTCGTGCTGGGAAAGAAGGGAAGGCAGTTACGTTTGTGACACCTTTTGAATACGACTTTTTAGCAGGAATTGAGCAATATATTGGGAATAAAATTCCGATTGCGGCTCTACCAACACATGAAGAAGTAGAAGTTAAGGCAGAGGCATTTGATAAAAAAATGCAAACCCGTCCACAAAAGAAAAAGCAAAAAAGCGCTAAGGTTGATGCCAATATTACTAAGCTTTACTTCAATGGCGGTAAAAAGAAAAAGCTACGCGCCGTTGATTTTGTCGGCACATTATGTAAAATTCCAGGTATCACCGCAGCAGATATCGGCATCATTACCATTTTAGATACATCTACATTTATCGAAATTTTAAACGGTAAAGGTAAAATTGTGTTGAATGCAATGAAAACTACACCTGTTAAAGGGAAGCAACTAAAAGTGCATATTTCAACTAGTAAATAA